A single window of Chloracidobacterium sp. DNA harbors:
- a CDS encoding acyl-CoA dehydrogenase family protein → MIEFELTEDHQALKATVREFCAGEIAPYIKEWDEKAEFDRSVFDKMADLGLLGVCIPEEYGGAGFDYISLGLVCEELEACDTFLRVAMSVHVGLNSLSVYSWGTEEQKQKYLVPQAKGEKLATFGLTEPNAGSDVIGMRSYATRDGDDWILNGEKMWISLADVADNFLFFCWTDPEKQKVRDHSGISCFIVERTMPGFSSGTIHGKLGIKAGNTGYFSLQDVRVPHANMLGNEGEGFKIAMFSLENGRYTVASGATGVIRASRDASVSYANTREVQGQTIANFQLVKQKIANMEADYQMAHMLWLKCGWLKNNGRASAKAASLAKWQATIRSETAASMAIEIHGANGYTNDYPVERYLRNCKAAVIYEGTRDIHTLMQADWALGMKKEKTARVVLPPYKPAESSNAAG, encoded by the coding sequence GTGATCGAATTTGAATTGACAGAAGACCATCAGGCCCTAAAGGCAACAGTTCGAGAGTTCTGTGCGGGTGAAATTGCTCCATATATCAAGGAATGGGACGAAAAAGCTGAGTTCGACCGCTCGGTTTTTGACAAAATGGCAGACCTCGGGCTTTTGGGAGTCTGCATTCCGGAAGAATACGGCGGAGCCGGGTTTGATTACATTTCGCTTGGGCTCGTCTGCGAGGAACTCGAGGCGTGTGACACATTCCTGCGTGTTGCGATGTCAGTGCACGTCGGGCTTAACAGCCTGAGCGTTTACAGTTGGGGAACTGAGGAGCAAAAGCAGAAGTATCTGGTGCCGCAGGCAAAGGGCGAAAAGCTTGCTACATTCGGATTGACGGAGCCCAATGCCGGATCTGACGTTATTGGAATGCGTTCGTACGCGACGCGTGACGGTGACGACTGGATCCTCAACGGCGAAAAAATGTGGATCTCGCTGGCGGATGTCGCTGACAACTTCCTTTTCTTTTGCTGGACCGACCCGGAAAAACAGAAGGTTCGTGACCACAGCGGCATTTCGTGCTTTATCGTCGAACGGACGATGCCAGGATTCTCGAGCGGTACGATCCACGGCAAACTCGGCATCAAGGCCGGCAACACGGGCTACTTTTCGCTGCAGGATGTCCGCGTGCCGCACGCTAATATGCTCGGCAACGAAGGCGAAGGATTTAAGATCGCGATGTTCTCGCTTGAGAATGGCCGTTACACGGTCGCCTCGGGTGCAACCGGCGTGATCCGAGCGTCGCGTGACGCCTCGGTCTCGTATGCCAACACCCGCGAGGTGCAGGGCCAGACGATCGCTAATTTCCAGCTCGTCAAGCAAAAGATCGCCAATATGGAAGCCGATTACCAGATGGCGCATATGCTGTGGCTGAAATGCGGATGGCTCAAAAATAATGGACGGGCGTCCGCCAAGGCCGCGAGTCTTGCTAAATGGCAGGCGACCATTCGTTCGGAAACCGCCGCATCAATGGCCATCGAGATCCACGGAGCCAACGGCTACACCAACGACTATCCGGTCGAGCGTTACCTGCGCAACTGCAAGGCCGCGGTGATCTATGAAGGAACACGCGACATTCATACGCTGATGCAAGCTGATTGGGCACTCGGGATGAAGAAAGAAAAGACCGCACGCGTCGTATTGCCGCCGTACAAACCGGCCGAGTCGAGCAACGCAGCCGGATAA
- a CDS encoding M24 family metallopeptidase, which translates to MSTRKLIIASIFAFSAFGSLISAQNRSNEPIPAMPKMLTQLEQMNVREQWLEKRLGGMLLPMMKRHGIEMWIVVNEEFHSDPVTEYIVPPIPMVGRRDFFIFIDRGTRLERIAVVRYVEERLKKHYKVLNPPRAELAAAIKRIVDERAPKTIALNYGGSRGQQNGLTHDGYQFMAEALGPENEKKFVSAAQLLTDFFDTRVPDELPHYETAVLATDVITRRAFSNEVITPGKTTVGDVRWWMMEQVNRLGLGIWFQPDMRVQRQAKSTAAGEQFLDVANESLVLERGDLIHVDFGLIYMGLSTDWQKHGYILKSGEKDAPAGFKAAIKNTNRLQDILFSFGRAGMTGSDLYERTMAECKKQGIDAMIYSHPIGAQGHGLGASIDFRKSLGGDEDRFRLGSFTSIELNTSTNIPEWNGQKVTIMAEDDAVMTSAGFKFIRPRQTELYLIK; encoded by the coding sequence ATGTCGACAAGAAAGCTAATAATAGCGTCCATTTTCGCCTTTTCTGCCTTCGGTTCGCTGATAAGTGCTCAGAATCGCTCGAATGAACCGATCCCGGCAATGCCCAAGATGCTGACGCAACTCGAGCAAATGAATGTCCGCGAGCAGTGGCTCGAAAAGCGACTCGGCGGCATGCTCTTGCCGATGATGAAGCGTCACGGCATCGAGATGTGGATCGTGGTCAACGAAGAATTTCACAGCGATCCTGTGACCGAATATATCGTGCCGCCGATACCTATGGTCGGGCGGCGTGACTTTTTTATCTTTATCGACCGCGGGACACGCCTCGAGCGGATCGCCGTCGTACGGTATGTCGAAGAGCGTTTGAAAAAGCACTATAAGGTTCTCAATCCGCCGCGTGCCGAGCTCGCCGCAGCGATCAAACGGATCGTGGACGAACGAGCCCCGAAAACCATAGCTCTTAACTACGGCGGCAGCCGAGGCCAGCAGAACGGATTGACGCACGACGGCTACCAATTTATGGCCGAAGCACTCGGCCCCGAAAACGAGAAAAAGTTTGTTTCCGCCGCACAACTGCTCACTGACTTTTTTGACACCCGAGTTCCCGATGAACTGCCGCATTATGAGACTGCGGTATTAGCAACCGACGTCATTACTCGGCGGGCGTTCTCAAACGAAGTGATCACTCCGGGCAAGACCACCGTCGGCGACGTACGCTGGTGGATGATGGAACAGGTCAATAGACTTGGCCTCGGTATCTGGTTTCAGCCGGATATGCGTGTCCAGCGACAGGCAAAATCAACTGCTGCTGGGGAGCAGTTTCTGGACGTTGCCAATGAGTCGTTGGTGCTCGAGCGAGGCGATCTGATACACGTTGATTTTGGCCTGATCTATATGGGCCTCAGCACCGACTGGCAAAAGCACGGTTACATTCTCAAATCCGGCGAAAAGGACGCTCCGGCCGGATTTAAGGCCGCTATCAAAAACACAAACCGCTTGCAGGACATCCTTTTCAGTTTCGGCCGGGCCGGAATGACGGGATCCGATCTGTACGAAAGGACGATGGCGGAATGTAAAAAGCAGGGCATCGACGCGATGATATATTCACATCCGATCGGTGCTCAGGGCCACGGCCTCGGTGCCTCGATCGATTTTCGCAAGAGCCTCGGCGGCGACGAAGACCGCTTCAGACTCGGGTCATTTACATCGATCGAGCTCAATACGTCGACTAATATCCCGGAATGGAACGGCCAGAAGGTTACGATCATGGCGGAGGACGATGCCGTGATGACGTCTGCCGGATTTAAGTTCATTCGCCCGCGACAGACCGAGTTGTATCTGATCAAATAA
- a CDS encoding molybdopterin molybdotransferase MoeA, whose protein sequence is MISVSEATQTIRLRSAQRGTESVSLTDSVGRVLANDIVADTDLPPFDRSQMDGFAVIAADVESAPAELTIVGESAAGHGWHHKMSGGQTVRIMTGAPVPPGADSVQKIELTSEASMVGDSGADSVTILQSVKLGANIVLKGAEIRSGERVFQSGERISPAMIASLAAFGYSDPEVFQRPKVAILATGSEIVDIRSSPGIDQIRNSNAPMLSALAEKCGAESRILPLVDDDLDRLVDTIGKALEECDVLIISGGVSVGKYDLTKPALSRLGATLHFEKVRLKPGKPAVFATLGAKLIFGLPGNPVSAAVTFELFVRLALWALQGARDTEMRRGTALLGTPVKAAKGRDTYLPASLSTDDKGHLIATPTRWQGSSDFIGYSRAEALIVVEADARLESGDPSTVLFLI, encoded by the coding sequence ATGATATCCGTCTCCGAAGCTACCCAAACCATCCGGCTCAGATCCGCGCAACGCGGCACTGAGAGTGTGTCACTGACCGACTCGGTCGGTCGTGTTTTAGCCAACGATATCGTGGCAGACACCGATCTGCCGCCGTTCGACCGTTCCCAGATGGACGGATTTGCCGTTATTGCCGCGGATGTCGAGAGTGCCCCGGCCGAACTTACGATCGTTGGCGAATCTGCTGCCGGTCACGGATGGCACCACAAAATGAGTGGCGGCCAGACCGTTCGCATTATGACGGGAGCACCGGTTCCGCCGGGTGCAGACTCCGTTCAGAAGATCGAACTGACGAGCGAGGCGTCGATGGTAGGCGACAGCGGCGCAGACTCCGTCACGATCCTGCAAAGCGTCAAACTCGGAGCTAATATCGTCCTAAAAGGCGCAGAGATACGGTCAGGAGAACGTGTGTTTCAGTCCGGCGAACGCATATCGCCGGCGATGATCGCATCCTTAGCCGCTTTTGGCTACTCTGATCCCGAAGTGTTTCAGAGGCCAAAGGTTGCGATCCTCGCGACTGGCAGCGAGATCGTCGATATCCGAAGTTCGCCCGGAATTGACCAGATACGTAATTCAAATGCCCCGATGTTGTCTGCATTGGCGGAAAAGTGCGGTGCCGAATCGCGAATTTTGCCGCTGGTCGATGATGATCTGGACCGTCTGGTGGATACGATCGGAAAGGCATTAGAGGAGTGCGATGTTTTGATCATCAGCGGCGGTGTTTCCGTCGGCAAATATGATCTGACCAAGCCGGCCCTGAGCAGGTTGGGGGCGACATTGCACTTTGAAAAGGTTCGCCTCAAGCCCGGTAAACCCGCGGTCTTTGCGACACTCGGCGCCAAGCTGATCTTTGGGCTGCCGGGCAATCCGGTATCGGCGGCCGTGACCTTCGAACTTTTTGTGCGTCTCGCCCTGTGGGCTCTGCAAGGTGCTCGCGATACCGAGATGCGTCGCGGCACTGCCCTTTTGGGCACACCGGTAAAGGCGGCGAAGGGACGGGACACTTACCTGCCGGCGTCACTTAGTACCGATGATAAAGGCCATTTGATCGCCACGCCGACGCGTTGGCAAGGCTCGTCGGACTTTATCGGATATTCGCGGGCCGAAGCATTGATCGTCGTCGAGGCAGATGCTCGGCTTGAGAGCGGTGACCCATCGACTGTGTTATTTTTGATATAA
- a CDS encoding methyltransferase domain-containing protein, with protein sequence MTEPVALAHEAIHETVESILAGGGGRLLDVPAGEGALAQRLKRVGYDVSCCDLYPEIFQLDGVEIRSGNLDTRLPYESGDFETIVCVEGLEHIENPANAIAEFARLTVAGGRLIVSVPNIMNIEERLKWLFSGYTSHFKPLSRPALDKISREFPGMEEIALHVNPIGYSEVRFLLEKYGFEIVKIYRDKEKKNSWAFRPLGAIIRLVSRFSSAAKRAERWSDELNSDEVLFGGNTLIFEARKI encoded by the coding sequence ATGACCGAACCTGTAGCACTCGCCCACGAAGCGATCCACGAAACCGTCGAGTCGATCCTCGCCGGCGGCGGCGGTCGCCTGCTTGATGTGCCCGCCGGCGAGGGAGCTCTGGCACAAAGGCTAAAGCGTGTCGGCTACGATGTTTCGTGTTGCGACCTCTACCCTGAGATATTTCAGCTTGACGGTGTCGAGATCCGCTCGGGCAATCTCGACACGCGTCTGCCGTATGAAAGTGGCGACTTCGAGACGATCGTCTGCGTTGAGGGCCTCGAACATATCGAAAATCCGGCAAATGCCATTGCGGAATTTGCCCGACTGACCGTCGCGGGCGGCCGATTGATCGTCTCAGTGCCAAACATTATGAATATCGAGGAGCGCCTTAAATGGCTCTTTTCCGGATACACATCGCATTTTAAGCCGCTGTCGCGTCCGGCGCTGGACAAGATTAGCCGTGAGTTTCCGGGTATGGAGGAGATCGCCCTGCACGTCAATCCGATCGGGTACTCTGAGGTGAGATTTCTGCTCGAAAAATACGGCTTCGAGATCGTCAAGATCTATCGTGACAAGGAAAAAAAGAACTCGTGGGCGTTTCGCCCGCTCGGAGCGATCATTCGGCTCGTTTCGCGATTTTCCTCGGCCGCAAAGCGTGCTGAGCGTTGGTCGGACGAATTAAATTCGGACGAAGTGTTGTTCGGCGGCAACACATTAATATTTGAGGCAAGGAAGATATGA
- the moaC gene encoding cyclic pyranopterin monophosphate synthase MoaC, giving the protein MSELSHFDEGGKIRMVDVSGKAESVRRAVASGCVQLSAATLATLRSNANPKGDPLEIARIAGIMAAKRTSELIPLCHQINLSKVNITAEFRDFGIYLEAEAITAAQTGVEMEALTAVSVAALTIYDMCKAVQKDIVISDIRLESKTGGKSDYQRLVENQ; this is encoded by the coding sequence ATGAGCGAACTTTCGCATTTTGACGAGGGCGGTAAGATCAGGATGGTTGACGTTTCCGGCAAGGCCGAGAGCGTGAGGCGGGCGGTCGCGTCAGGCTGCGTTCAGCTTTCTGCCGCGACGCTGGCGACTCTTCGCTCGAACGCAAACCCAAAGGGTGACCCGCTCGAGATCGCACGAATTGCGGGCATAATGGCGGCGAAACGCACGTCCGAATTGATCCCGCTCTGCCATCAGATCAATCTATCCAAGGTGAATATCACCGCCGAATTCAGGGACTTCGGCATATATCTCGAAGCCGAGGCAATCACAGCAGCACAGACCGGCGTCGAAATGGAAGCTCTCACCGCCGTCTCGGTCGCAGCACTGACGATCTACGATATGTGCAAGGCGGTTCAGAAGGACATCGTCATTAGCGACATACGGCTAGAGAGCAAAACGGGCGGCAAGAGCGACTATCAGCGTTTAGTCGAAAACCAATAA